A genomic window from Gossypium hirsutum isolate 1008001.06 chromosome D10, Gossypium_hirsutum_v2.1, whole genome shotgun sequence includes:
- the LOC107925234 gene encoding sphingosine kinase 1 isoform X1 yields the protein MDQGGQLDNLSPILSDQVLVNGTAVPLTLTGDGKLRFLGQRQRCLTVEKEVLGFAVEEGSRIRIKAVMEEREGICCCGNRGDLVRESFVFEPLSEDSLALWSQKLRDYIDSLGRPKRLLIFLNPFGGKKSATKIFSEDVKPYLEDADIQITVIETKHQLHAKEVAKTMDLSKYDGIVCVSGDGILVEVVNGLLEREDWSAAINMPIGMVPAGTGNGMVKSLLHAAGEQCCVSNAILAVIRGYKHSLDVATISQGKTRFFSVLMLAWGLIADIDIESEKYRWMGSARLDFYAIQRIFHLRHYNGRICFVPAPGFEDYGEPMSFHCRPTDEESPKQEESLKTQQHGYLGSDVKLEDMHWRTISGPFVSVWLHNVPWGSEDVMAAPNAKFSDGYLDLIMVKGLPKLALLSMMSNMNDGSHVESPYVTYIKVKAFILEPGTRVEDPTKEGIIDSDGEVIARGNVTYKGNQKPLMAYDKVQITVDQGLATLFAPK from the exons ATGGATCAAGGCGGTCAGCTCGATAACCTCTCCCCTATACTATCGGACCAAGTCCTAGTCAACGGCACTGCCGTCCCTCTCACGCTCACCGGCGACGGGAAGCTCCGGTTTTTAGGTCAACGTCAACGGTGCTTGACCGTGGAGAAGGAGGTACTCGGATTCGCTGTGGAAGAAGGTTCCAGAATCCGAATCAAGGCCGTCATGGAAGAGAGAGAAGGAATCTGCTGTTGCGGAAACAGGGGAGATTTGGTGAGGGAGAGCTTTGTGTTCGAGCCTCTATCAGAAGATTCACTCGCACTCTGGTCTCAGAAGCTTAGGGATTACATTGATTCTCTAg GACGACCAAAGagattattaatatttttgaatCCATTCGGAGGAAAAAAATCCGCCACTAAAATTTTCTCAGAAGATGTAAAACCTTACCTTGAAGATGCTGATATTCAAATCACCGTCATAG AAACTAAGCATCAGCTGCATGCAAAAGAAGTCGCCAAAACTATGGATTTATCAAAATATGATGGTATTGTCTGTGTTAGTGGAGATGGGATTCTTGTTGAG GTGGTAAATGGACTGCTTGAAAGAGAAGATTGGAGTGCTGCAATAAACATGCCTATAGGAATGGTTCCTGCCG GAACAGGAAATGGCATGGTTAAATCTTTGCTGCATGCAGCAGGTGAACAATGCTGCGTATCTAATGCCATTCTTGCTGTTATCCGAG GTTATAAACATTCGCTTGATGTAGCTACCATCTCGCAAGGGAAAACGAGGTTTTTTAGTGTCTTGATGCTTGCTTGGG gTCTGATAGCAGATATAGACATTGAATCCGAAAAATATAGGTGGATGGGGAGTGCTCGTCTCGATTTCTAC GCTATTCAACGAATATTTCATTTGAGGCACTACAATGGACGTATTTGTTTTGTGCCAGCCCCTGGCTTTGAAGATTATGGGGAGCCAATGAGTTTTCATTGTAGACCTACTGATGAAGAAAGCCCAAAGCAAGAGGAGTCTTTGAAAACTCAACAGCATGGATACCTTGGGTCTGATGTTAAGTTGGAGGACATGCATTGGAGGACTATTAGTGGACCATTTGTTTCAGTCTGGCTCCATAATGTACCATGGGGAAGCGAAGATGTCATGGCTGCACCAAATGCAAAG TTTTCAGATGGTTATTTGGACTTGATTATGGTTAAGGGCTTGCCAAAATTAGCCTTGCTGTCAATGATGTCAAATATGAATGACGGGAGTCATGTTGAATCACCGTATGTTACGTACATTAAG GTGAAGGCATTCATTTTGGAACCCGGTACCCGAGTTGAGGACCCAACGAAGGAAGGGATCATAGACTCGGATGGTGAAGTCATCGCAAGGGGAAACGTAACGTACAAGGGTAATCAAAAGCCACTTATGGCCTATGATAAGGTTCAAATAACTGTGGATCAAGGTTTGGCTACTCTCTTTGCACCTAAATAG
- the LOC107925234 gene encoding sphingosine kinase 1 isoform X2, producing MDQGGQLDNLSPILSDQVLVNGTAVPLTLTGDGKLRFLGQRQRCLTVEKEVLGFAVEEGSRIRIKAVMEEREGICCCGNRGDLVRESFVFEPLSEDSLALWSQKLRDYIDSLETKHQLHAKEVAKTMDLSKYDGIVCVSGDGILVEVVNGLLEREDWSAAINMPIGMVPAGTGNGMVKSLLHAAGEQCCVSNAILAVIRGYKHSLDVATISQGKTRFFSVLMLAWGLIADIDIESEKYRWMGSARLDFYAIQRIFHLRHYNGRICFVPAPGFEDYGEPMSFHCRPTDEESPKQEESLKTQQHGYLGSDVKLEDMHWRTISGPFVSVWLHNVPWGSEDVMAAPNAKFSDGYLDLIMVKGLPKLALLSMMSNMNDGSHVESPYVTYIKVKAFILEPGTRVEDPTKEGIIDSDGEVIARGNVTYKGNQKPLMAYDKVQITVDQGLATLFAPK from the exons ATGGATCAAGGCGGTCAGCTCGATAACCTCTCCCCTATACTATCGGACCAAGTCCTAGTCAACGGCACTGCCGTCCCTCTCACGCTCACCGGCGACGGGAAGCTCCGGTTTTTAGGTCAACGTCAACGGTGCTTGACCGTGGAGAAGGAGGTACTCGGATTCGCTGTGGAAGAAGGTTCCAGAATCCGAATCAAGGCCGTCATGGAAGAGAGAGAAGGAATCTGCTGTTGCGGAAACAGGGGAGATTTGGTGAGGGAGAGCTTTGTGTTCGAGCCTCTATCAGAAGATTCACTCGCACTCTGGTCTCAGAAGCTTAGGGATTACATTGATTCTCTAg AAACTAAGCATCAGCTGCATGCAAAAGAAGTCGCCAAAACTATGGATTTATCAAAATATGATGGTATTGTCTGTGTTAGTGGAGATGGGATTCTTGTTGAG GTGGTAAATGGACTGCTTGAAAGAGAAGATTGGAGTGCTGCAATAAACATGCCTATAGGAATGGTTCCTGCCG GAACAGGAAATGGCATGGTTAAATCTTTGCTGCATGCAGCAGGTGAACAATGCTGCGTATCTAATGCCATTCTTGCTGTTATCCGAG GTTATAAACATTCGCTTGATGTAGCTACCATCTCGCAAGGGAAAACGAGGTTTTTTAGTGTCTTGATGCTTGCTTGGG gTCTGATAGCAGATATAGACATTGAATCCGAAAAATATAGGTGGATGGGGAGTGCTCGTCTCGATTTCTAC GCTATTCAACGAATATTTCATTTGAGGCACTACAATGGACGTATTTGTTTTGTGCCAGCCCCTGGCTTTGAAGATTATGGGGAGCCAATGAGTTTTCATTGTAGACCTACTGATGAAGAAAGCCCAAAGCAAGAGGAGTCTTTGAAAACTCAACAGCATGGATACCTTGGGTCTGATGTTAAGTTGGAGGACATGCATTGGAGGACTATTAGTGGACCATTTGTTTCAGTCTGGCTCCATAATGTACCATGGGGAAGCGAAGATGTCATGGCTGCACCAAATGCAAAG TTTTCAGATGGTTATTTGGACTTGATTATGGTTAAGGGCTTGCCAAAATTAGCCTTGCTGTCAATGATGTCAAATATGAATGACGGGAGTCATGTTGAATCACCGTATGTTACGTACATTAAG GTGAAGGCATTCATTTTGGAACCCGGTACCCGAGTTGAGGACCCAACGAAGGAAGGGATCATAGACTCGGATGGTGAAGTCATCGCAAGGGGAAACGTAACGTACAAGGGTAATCAAAAGCCACTTATGGCCTATGATAAGGTTCAAATAACTGTGGATCAAGGTTTGGCTACTCTCTTTGCACCTAAATAG
- the LOC107925234 gene encoding sphingosine kinase 2 isoform X3 produces the protein MPIGMVPAGTGNGMVKSLLHAAGEQCCVSNAILAVIRGYKHSLDVATISQGKTRFFSVLMLAWGLIADIDIESEKYRWMGSARLDFYAIQRIFHLRHYNGRICFVPAPGFEDYGEPMSFHCRPTDEESPKQEESLKTQQHGYLGSDVKLEDMHWRTISGPFVSVWLHNVPWGSEDVMAAPNAKFSDGYLDLIMVKGLPKLALLSMMSNMNDGSHVESPYVTYIKVKAFILEPGTRVEDPTKEGIIDSDGEVIARGNVTYKGNQKPLMAYDKVQITVDQGLATLFAPK, from the exons ATGCCTATAGGAATGGTTCCTGCCG GAACAGGAAATGGCATGGTTAAATCTTTGCTGCATGCAGCAGGTGAACAATGCTGCGTATCTAATGCCATTCTTGCTGTTATCCGAG GTTATAAACATTCGCTTGATGTAGCTACCATCTCGCAAGGGAAAACGAGGTTTTTTAGTGTCTTGATGCTTGCTTGGG gTCTGATAGCAGATATAGACATTGAATCCGAAAAATATAGGTGGATGGGGAGTGCTCGTCTCGATTTCTAC GCTATTCAACGAATATTTCATTTGAGGCACTACAATGGACGTATTTGTTTTGTGCCAGCCCCTGGCTTTGAAGATTATGGGGAGCCAATGAGTTTTCATTGTAGACCTACTGATGAAGAAAGCCCAAAGCAAGAGGAGTCTTTGAAAACTCAACAGCATGGATACCTTGGGTCTGATGTTAAGTTGGAGGACATGCATTGGAGGACTATTAGTGGACCATTTGTTTCAGTCTGGCTCCATAATGTACCATGGGGAAGCGAAGATGTCATGGCTGCACCAAATGCAAAG TTTTCAGATGGTTATTTGGACTTGATTATGGTTAAGGGCTTGCCAAAATTAGCCTTGCTGTCAATGATGTCAAATATGAATGACGGGAGTCATGTTGAATCACCGTATGTTACGTACATTAAG GTGAAGGCATTCATTTTGGAACCCGGTACCCGAGTTGAGGACCCAACGAAGGAAGGGATCATAGACTCGGATGGTGAAGTCATCGCAAGGGGAAACGTAACGTACAAGGGTAATCAAAAGCCACTTATGGCCTATGATAAGGTTCAAATAACTGTGGATCAAGGTTTGGCTACTCTCTTTGCACCTAAATAG
- the LOC121222289 gene encoding anaphase-promoting complex subunit 4 isoform X3 yields the protein METDETPRVLPFQLQFDKPVASQIKIAEWNPEKDLLAMVTEDSKILLHRFNWQRLWTIFPGRCITSLCWRPDGKAIAVGLEDGTISLHDVENGKLLRSLKSHTVAVVSLNWEEDGQVIKDDSVNNSTYEDRTSRFFPPAPRVPRMPGLAPGDTGFMDDSDDSFRELSNSSYQRFNILCSGDKDGSICFSIFGIFPIGKINIHNLSIPTPYATEPATCRLSHASISKIALSKDLCHLIVMCSGELNHDEVESAERQLGVHGCHCLLLDTSIFWKRKNELHQVAQQASNIEDLIEVIRSSLSVMSKQWSDAMHTFREKFDSLSSLIIDHGLDSSPQEEFLSLLGGARTSPPVHQFLVNSLGESGVKRVSKVVCGAGKELQHVVLDHLQVLGRNFSAIHPAAEIIGFRMGELRGPSRWRTRFQGIGLDETLINNATEKSGILLVQVERFMRVLSSVVQQFSNFFNWLLKCIKLLNQEPSDQLLPYNSELVVIFLKFLYDQDPVKPFLELSEVDIEPDMETLQRVKELVHFGGFSDCDFLRRTLAEEFKQMESSFKEAFLMPFTTISRKMLCKDVLPLFALPSSSASVSVSVPISVTYYKDASTSVSSYQTHEHGFIDYISFQIPGDSSSNIANCIGISRRFMHSLSNSSIEESASLEAVLLSVPDGYHCVDLSLYKEGQIVLLLNETTSASECSGESCMMIVQADDLPFVSIPRSGCINTWNLDQLKDSVMHLRLENEKVRNIPHSVVAPLAVSGKNEEQTSAHVGFGSFH from the exons ATGGAAACCGATGAAACGCCTCGCGTGCTTCCTTTTCAACTTCAGTTCGACAAACCTGTCGCCTCTCAG ATTAAAATCGCGGAATGGAATCCAGAGAAAGATTTACTGGCTATGGTTACTGAGGACTCCAAGATTTTGCTTCATCGGTTCAACTGGCAAAGACTCTGGACGATTTTTCCTG GAAGGTGCATTACATCCTTATGTTGGCGTCCTGATGGTAAAGCGATAGCAGTTGGGCTGGAGGATGGCACAATTTCATTGCACGATGTTGAA AATGGAAAGTTGTTGAGAAGTTTAAAGTCTCACACTGTTGCTGTTGTGTCCCTTAATTGGGAGGAGGATGGACAAGTGATTAAA GATGATTCTGTTAATAATTCAACATACGAGGACCGCACTTCTCGTTTCTTTCCTCCTGCTCCAAGAGTTCCTAGGATGCCTGGGCTGGCACCTGGAGATACTGGCTTCATGGATGATAGTGATGATTCATTTCGTGAGCTTTCAAATTCCTCATACCAACGGTTTAACATTTTATGTAGTGGTGACAAAGATGGAAGCATTTGCTTTAGTATATTCGGAATATTTCCGATAGGGAAAATA AACATACACAATTTGTCTATTCCTACTCCGTATGCTACTGAGCCAGCTACATGCAGACTGTCGCATGCTTCAATTTCCAAG ATTGCTTTGTCCAAAGACCTTTGTCATCTGATAGTAATGTGTTCTGGAGAACTTAATCATGATGAGGTTGAATCTGCTGAGAGACAGCTTGGTGTGCATGGTTGTCATTGCTTACTGCTCGATACTTCTATCTTTTGGAAGAG GAAAAATGAACTCCACCAAGTGGCCCAACAAGCTTCTAACATCGAGGATTTAATTGAAGTTATTCGATCATCATTATCGGTAATGTCTAAACAATGGTCAGATGCCATGCACACTTTTCGCGAGAAGTTTGATTCTCTATCCAGTTTAATAATTGACCACG GGCTGGACTCATCACCCCAAGAGGAGTTTCTGAGCCTTCTAGGTGGTGCTCGAACTAGCCCACCCGTTCATCAGTTTCTAGTTAACTCTTTGGGTGAATCG GGAGTGAAGCGTGTGTCAAAGGTTGTTTGTGGTGCTGGAAAAGAGCTTCAGCATGTTGTTCTTGATCATCTTCAGGTGCTTGGTAGAAATTTCTCTGCAATTCAT CCTGCTGCTGAAATTATTGGATTCAGGATGGGAGAACTTAGAGGTCCTTCTAGATGGCGCACTCGTTTTCAGGGTATTGGCCTGGACGAGACTCTTATCAATAATGCAACAGAAAAATCTGGAATCTTACTGGTGCAAGTTGAGAGATTTATGAGGGTGCTTTCCTCTGTGGTACAGCAG TTTTCAAATTTCTTTAATTGGTTGCTAAAATGCATAAAGCTACTTAATCAAGAGCCAAGTGATCAGCTTCTACCCTATAACAG CGAACTTGTTGTTATATTCTTGAAGTTCTTATATGATCAAGATCCTGTCAAGCCCTTTCTGGAGCTGTCTGAAGTTGATATTGAACCTGATAT GGAAACACTGCAAAGAGTTAAAGAATTGGTTCACTTTGGGGGATTTTCTGATTGTGATTTCCTGAGGAGGACATTAGCTGAGGAATTTAAGCAGATGGAGTCTAG TTTCAAGGAGGCTTTCTTGATGCCTTTTACTACAATTTCAAGGAAGATGCTTTGCAAGGATGTGCTACCACTGTTTGCCCTCCCATCTTCATCTGCATCTGTATCTGTTTCGGTTCCTATTTCAGTAACATACTACAAG GATGCTTCCACATCTGTCTCATCTTACCAGACTCACGAACACGGGTTTATAGATTATATTTCTTTCCAAATCCCCGGTGACTCTTCCTCAAATATTGCTAATTGTATAGGCATATCAAGGAGATTCATGCACAGTTTGAGCAATAGTAGTATTGAGGAATCTGCTTCTTTGGAAGCTGTTTTGCTTTCTGTTCCTGATGGTTATCACTGTGTGGATCTATCTTTATATAAG GAAGGCCAAATTGTTTTGCTATTAAATGAAACAACTTCTGCTTCTGAATGCTCCGGTGAATCTTGTATGATGATCGTCCAAGCTGATGATCTCCCATTCGTATCCATTCCTAGATCAGGTTGTATAAACACCTGGAACCTAGATCAGCTAAAG GACTCTGTTATGCACTTACGACTGGAAAATGAAAAGGTCCGAAATATCCCTCATTCTGTAGTCGCCCCTCTGGCAGTTAGCG GTAAAAATGAGGAACAAACATCAGCACACGTTGGATTTGGCAGCTTCCACTAA
- the LOC121222289 gene encoding anaphase-promoting complex subunit 4 isoform X2 → METDETPRVLPFQLQFDKPVASQIKIAEWNPEKDLLAMVTEDSKILLHRFNWQRLWTIFPGRCITSLCWRPDGKAIAVGLEDGTISLHDVENGKLLRSLKSHTVAVVSLNWEEDGQVIKDDSVNNSTYEDRTSRFFPPAPRVPRMPGLAPGDTGFMDDSDDSFRELSNSSYQRFNILCSGDKDGSICFSIFGIFPIGKINIHNLSIPTPYATEPATCRLSHASISKIALSKDLCHLIVMCSGELNHDEVESAERQLGVHGCHCLLLDTSIFWKRKNELHQVAQQASNIEDLIEVIRSSLSVMSKQWSDAMHTFREKFDSLSSLIIDHGLDSSPQEEFLSLLGGARTSPPVHQFLVNSLGESGVKRVSKVVCGAGKELQHVVLDHLQPAAEIIGFRMGELRGPSRWRTRFQGIGLDETLINNATEKSGILLVQVERFMRVLSSVVQQFSNFFNWLLKCIKLLNQEPSDQLLPYNSELVVIFLKFLYDQDPVKPFLELSEVDIEPDMETLQRVKELVHFGGFSDCDFLRRTLAEEFKQMESSFKEAFLMPFTTISRKMLCKDVLPLFALPSSSASVSVSVPISVTYYKDASTSVSSYQTHEHGFIDYISFQIPGDSSSNIANCIGISRRFMHSLSNSSIEESASLEAVLLSVPDGYHCVDLSLYKEGQIVLLLNETTSASECSGESCMMIVQADDLPFVSIPRSGCINTWNLDQLKDSVMHLRLENEKVRNIPHSVVAPLAVSASRGVACVFAARKHALVYILDEDEDDVSDSE, encoded by the exons ATGGAAACCGATGAAACGCCTCGCGTGCTTCCTTTTCAACTTCAGTTCGACAAACCTGTCGCCTCTCAG ATTAAAATCGCGGAATGGAATCCAGAGAAAGATTTACTGGCTATGGTTACTGAGGACTCCAAGATTTTGCTTCATCGGTTCAACTGGCAAAGACTCTGGACGATTTTTCCTG GAAGGTGCATTACATCCTTATGTTGGCGTCCTGATGGTAAAGCGATAGCAGTTGGGCTGGAGGATGGCACAATTTCATTGCACGATGTTGAA AATGGAAAGTTGTTGAGAAGTTTAAAGTCTCACACTGTTGCTGTTGTGTCCCTTAATTGGGAGGAGGATGGACAAGTGATTAAA GATGATTCTGTTAATAATTCAACATACGAGGACCGCACTTCTCGTTTCTTTCCTCCTGCTCCAAGAGTTCCTAGGATGCCTGGGCTGGCACCTGGAGATACTGGCTTCATGGATGATAGTGATGATTCATTTCGTGAGCTTTCAAATTCCTCATACCAACGGTTTAACATTTTATGTAGTGGTGACAAAGATGGAAGCATTTGCTTTAGTATATTCGGAATATTTCCGATAGGGAAAATA AACATACACAATTTGTCTATTCCTACTCCGTATGCTACTGAGCCAGCTACATGCAGACTGTCGCATGCTTCAATTTCCAAG ATTGCTTTGTCCAAAGACCTTTGTCATCTGATAGTAATGTGTTCTGGAGAACTTAATCATGATGAGGTTGAATCTGCTGAGAGACAGCTTGGTGTGCATGGTTGTCATTGCTTACTGCTCGATACTTCTATCTTTTGGAAGAG GAAAAATGAACTCCACCAAGTGGCCCAACAAGCTTCTAACATCGAGGATTTAATTGAAGTTATTCGATCATCATTATCGGTAATGTCTAAACAATGGTCAGATGCCATGCACACTTTTCGCGAGAAGTTTGATTCTCTATCCAGTTTAATAATTGACCACG GGCTGGACTCATCACCCCAAGAGGAGTTTCTGAGCCTTCTAGGTGGTGCTCGAACTAGCCCACCCGTTCATCAGTTTCTAGTTAACTCTTTGGGTGAATCG GGAGTGAAGCGTGTGTCAAAGGTTGTTTGTGGTGCTGGAAAAGAGCTTCAGCATGTTGTTCTTGATCATCTTCAG CCTGCTGCTGAAATTATTGGATTCAGGATGGGAGAACTTAGAGGTCCTTCTAGATGGCGCACTCGTTTTCAGGGTATTGGCCTGGACGAGACTCTTATCAATAATGCAACAGAAAAATCTGGAATCTTACTGGTGCAAGTTGAGAGATTTATGAGGGTGCTTTCCTCTGTGGTACAGCAG TTTTCAAATTTCTTTAATTGGTTGCTAAAATGCATAAAGCTACTTAATCAAGAGCCAAGTGATCAGCTTCTACCCTATAACAG CGAACTTGTTGTTATATTCTTGAAGTTCTTATATGATCAAGATCCTGTCAAGCCCTTTCTGGAGCTGTCTGAAGTTGATATTGAACCTGATAT GGAAACACTGCAAAGAGTTAAAGAATTGGTTCACTTTGGGGGATTTTCTGATTGTGATTTCCTGAGGAGGACATTAGCTGAGGAATTTAAGCAGATGGAGTCTAG TTTCAAGGAGGCTTTCTTGATGCCTTTTACTACAATTTCAAGGAAGATGCTTTGCAAGGATGTGCTACCACTGTTTGCCCTCCCATCTTCATCTGCATCTGTATCTGTTTCGGTTCCTATTTCAGTAACATACTACAAG GATGCTTCCACATCTGTCTCATCTTACCAGACTCACGAACACGGGTTTATAGATTATATTTCTTTCCAAATCCCCGGTGACTCTTCCTCAAATATTGCTAATTGTATAGGCATATCAAGGAGATTCATGCACAGTTTGAGCAATAGTAGTATTGAGGAATCTGCTTCTTTGGAAGCTGTTTTGCTTTCTGTTCCTGATGGTTATCACTGTGTGGATCTATCTTTATATAAG GAAGGCCAAATTGTTTTGCTATTAAATGAAACAACTTCTGCTTCTGAATGCTCCGGTGAATCTTGTATGATGATCGTCCAAGCTGATGATCTCCCATTCGTATCCATTCCTAGATCAGGTTGTATAAACACCTGGAACCTAGATCAGCTAAAG GACTCTGTTATGCACTTACGACTGGAAAATGAAAAGGTCCGAAATATCCCTCATTCTGTAGTCGCCCCTCTGGCAGTTAGCG CGTCGAGAGGTGTAGCTTGTGTTTTTGCTGCTAGAAAGCATGCCTTGGTTTACATACTGGATGAAGATGAAGACGATGTTTCGGATAGTGAATGA
- the LOC121222289 gene encoding anaphase-promoting complex subunit 4 isoform X1, which produces METDETPRVLPFQLQFDKPVASQIKIAEWNPEKDLLAMVTEDSKILLHRFNWQRLWTIFPGRCITSLCWRPDGKAIAVGLEDGTISLHDVENGKLLRSLKSHTVAVVSLNWEEDGQVIKDDSVNNSTYEDRTSRFFPPAPRVPRMPGLAPGDTGFMDDSDDSFRELSNSSYQRFNILCSGDKDGSICFSIFGIFPIGKINIHNLSIPTPYATEPATCRLSHASISKIALSKDLCHLIVMCSGELNHDEVESAERQLGVHGCHCLLLDTSIFWKRKNELHQVAQQASNIEDLIEVIRSSLSVMSKQWSDAMHTFREKFDSLSSLIIDHGLDSSPQEEFLSLLGGARTSPPVHQFLVNSLGESGVKRVSKVVCGAGKELQHVVLDHLQVLGRNFSAIHPAAEIIGFRMGELRGPSRWRTRFQGIGLDETLINNATEKSGILLVQVERFMRVLSSVVQQFSNFFNWLLKCIKLLNQEPSDQLLPYNSELVVIFLKFLYDQDPVKPFLELSEVDIEPDMETLQRVKELVHFGGFSDCDFLRRTLAEEFKQMESSFKEAFLMPFTTISRKMLCKDVLPLFALPSSSASVSVSVPISVTYYKDASTSVSSYQTHEHGFIDYISFQIPGDSSSNIANCIGISRRFMHSLSNSSIEESASLEAVLLSVPDGYHCVDLSLYKEGQIVLLLNETTSASECSGESCMMIVQADDLPFVSIPRSGCINTWNLDQLKDSVMHLRLENEKVRNIPHSVVAPLAVSASRGVACVFAARKHALVYILDEDEDDVSDSE; this is translated from the exons ATGGAAACCGATGAAACGCCTCGCGTGCTTCCTTTTCAACTTCAGTTCGACAAACCTGTCGCCTCTCAG ATTAAAATCGCGGAATGGAATCCAGAGAAAGATTTACTGGCTATGGTTACTGAGGACTCCAAGATTTTGCTTCATCGGTTCAACTGGCAAAGACTCTGGACGATTTTTCCTG GAAGGTGCATTACATCCTTATGTTGGCGTCCTGATGGTAAAGCGATAGCAGTTGGGCTGGAGGATGGCACAATTTCATTGCACGATGTTGAA AATGGAAAGTTGTTGAGAAGTTTAAAGTCTCACACTGTTGCTGTTGTGTCCCTTAATTGGGAGGAGGATGGACAAGTGATTAAA GATGATTCTGTTAATAATTCAACATACGAGGACCGCACTTCTCGTTTCTTTCCTCCTGCTCCAAGAGTTCCTAGGATGCCTGGGCTGGCACCTGGAGATACTGGCTTCATGGATGATAGTGATGATTCATTTCGTGAGCTTTCAAATTCCTCATACCAACGGTTTAACATTTTATGTAGTGGTGACAAAGATGGAAGCATTTGCTTTAGTATATTCGGAATATTTCCGATAGGGAAAATA AACATACACAATTTGTCTATTCCTACTCCGTATGCTACTGAGCCAGCTACATGCAGACTGTCGCATGCTTCAATTTCCAAG ATTGCTTTGTCCAAAGACCTTTGTCATCTGATAGTAATGTGTTCTGGAGAACTTAATCATGATGAGGTTGAATCTGCTGAGAGACAGCTTGGTGTGCATGGTTGTCATTGCTTACTGCTCGATACTTCTATCTTTTGGAAGAG GAAAAATGAACTCCACCAAGTGGCCCAACAAGCTTCTAACATCGAGGATTTAATTGAAGTTATTCGATCATCATTATCGGTAATGTCTAAACAATGGTCAGATGCCATGCACACTTTTCGCGAGAAGTTTGATTCTCTATCCAGTTTAATAATTGACCACG GGCTGGACTCATCACCCCAAGAGGAGTTTCTGAGCCTTCTAGGTGGTGCTCGAACTAGCCCACCCGTTCATCAGTTTCTAGTTAACTCTTTGGGTGAATCG GGAGTGAAGCGTGTGTCAAAGGTTGTTTGTGGTGCTGGAAAAGAGCTTCAGCATGTTGTTCTTGATCATCTTCAGGTGCTTGGTAGAAATTTCTCTGCAATTCAT CCTGCTGCTGAAATTATTGGATTCAGGATGGGAGAACTTAGAGGTCCTTCTAGATGGCGCACTCGTTTTCAGGGTATTGGCCTGGACGAGACTCTTATCAATAATGCAACAGAAAAATCTGGAATCTTACTGGTGCAAGTTGAGAGATTTATGAGGGTGCTTTCCTCTGTGGTACAGCAG TTTTCAAATTTCTTTAATTGGTTGCTAAAATGCATAAAGCTACTTAATCAAGAGCCAAGTGATCAGCTTCTACCCTATAACAG CGAACTTGTTGTTATATTCTTGAAGTTCTTATATGATCAAGATCCTGTCAAGCCCTTTCTGGAGCTGTCTGAAGTTGATATTGAACCTGATAT GGAAACACTGCAAAGAGTTAAAGAATTGGTTCACTTTGGGGGATTTTCTGATTGTGATTTCCTGAGGAGGACATTAGCTGAGGAATTTAAGCAGATGGAGTCTAG TTTCAAGGAGGCTTTCTTGATGCCTTTTACTACAATTTCAAGGAAGATGCTTTGCAAGGATGTGCTACCACTGTTTGCCCTCCCATCTTCATCTGCATCTGTATCTGTTTCGGTTCCTATTTCAGTAACATACTACAAG GATGCTTCCACATCTGTCTCATCTTACCAGACTCACGAACACGGGTTTATAGATTATATTTCTTTCCAAATCCCCGGTGACTCTTCCTCAAATATTGCTAATTGTATAGGCATATCAAGGAGATTCATGCACAGTTTGAGCAATAGTAGTATTGAGGAATCTGCTTCTTTGGAAGCTGTTTTGCTTTCTGTTCCTGATGGTTATCACTGTGTGGATCTATCTTTATATAAG GAAGGCCAAATTGTTTTGCTATTAAATGAAACAACTTCTGCTTCTGAATGCTCCGGTGAATCTTGTATGATGATCGTCCAAGCTGATGATCTCCCATTCGTATCCATTCCTAGATCAGGTTGTATAAACACCTGGAACCTAGATCAGCTAAAG GACTCTGTTATGCACTTACGACTGGAAAATGAAAAGGTCCGAAATATCCCTCATTCTGTAGTCGCCCCTCTGGCAGTTAGCG CGTCGAGAGGTGTAGCTTGTGTTTTTGCTGCTAGAAAGCATGCCTTGGTTTACATACTGGATGAAGATGAAGACGATGTTTCGGATAGTGAATGA